In one Spirosoma rigui genomic region, the following are encoded:
- a CDS encoding putative maltokinase: MLTAQPFASSTTWATALNDTQFWSSLAQTFLPPYVNTCRWFAGKARQQTAFSVQTVHALPFTDTDVAYLVILDVSYASGLPERYLLPLSFITDRDAQNLSFFLADIPEKGHVGNATLGGQSGTLIDAIYDDRFRQALFAGIQHNQTLSQTEGELTFHKGNGLDDGEGVLNSQVLPVDSSNSAMVFGDKYFLKLYRKLFSETNPEVDMVAFLTDESSFDHIPAFGGSIVWKHDGTDVTLGMIQRMVANDRDSWAQTGDYLNDFLYAVPQRIFSIREDVFDKVELLAKRTGEMHCALYKPNANPEFAPEPFTDDYRDFLIQRFEDLLERRYNLLIDNYTKLDPQAQRLAWVFMEAREMIDTFIADFRSRSIDSLRIRIHGDYHLGQVLAVTNADNADDFVIIDFEGEPESSISERKIKHSPLKDVAGMIRSYHYAVSAKLFNSAETEGLNPEHLQRVSDRWFFLIRDTFLDAYFNVFGTPHPLFKNNNETNFLLLIYLLEKAVYELGYEISYRPSWVKIPLKGIIDVIREIEKIRLSDGTDVPDVPMLQTGLLQRT; encoded by the coding sequence ATGCTCACAGCTCAACCGTTTGCTTCGTCTACTACCTGGGCTACTGCGCTCAACGATACCCAATTCTGGTCATCTCTGGCGCAGACGTTTCTGCCGCCTTATGTGAATACCTGCCGGTGGTTTGCCGGGAAGGCCCGCCAGCAGACGGCGTTCTCCGTTCAGACGGTGCACGCACTCCCGTTCACCGACACCGACGTGGCGTATCTTGTGATTCTGGATGTTTCCTACGCCAGCGGCCTGCCCGAACGGTACCTGTTGCCCCTGTCGTTTATCACCGACCGCGACGCCCAAAATCTGTCTTTTTTCCTGGCTGATATTCCGGAGAAAGGCCACGTGGGCAACGCCACCCTCGGAGGCCAGTCGGGAACCCTCATCGATGCCATTTACGATGACCGGTTCCGTCAGGCACTTTTCGCGGGTATCCAGCACAACCAGACGCTGAGCCAGACCGAAGGGGAACTGACCTTTCATAAAGGAAACGGACTGGACGATGGCGAGGGCGTGCTTAACTCGCAGGTACTACCCGTCGATTCGAGTAATTCGGCGATGGTCTTTGGCGATAAATATTTTCTTAAACTGTACCGGAAGCTGTTCAGCGAAACCAACCCTGAAGTAGATATGGTGGCGTTCCTGACCGATGAAAGCAGCTTCGACCATATTCCGGCTTTCGGCGGCAGCATCGTCTGGAAACACGATGGTACCGATGTAACCCTCGGCATGATTCAGCGAATGGTAGCCAATGACCGCGATTCCTGGGCGCAGACCGGCGACTACCTCAATGACTTCCTTTATGCCGTTCCCCAGCGAATATTTTCCATTCGGGAAGACGTATTCGACAAGGTGGAGCTACTGGCTAAGCGAACCGGTGAGATGCACTGTGCGCTCTACAAACCGAACGCCAATCCCGAGTTCGCCCCCGAGCCGTTCACCGATGACTACCGCGATTTTCTGATCCAGCGCTTTGAAGATCTGCTCGAACGCCGGTATAACCTGCTCATCGATAACTATACCAAACTTGATCCGCAGGCCCAGCGGCTGGCGTGGGTATTTATGGAAGCCCGGGAAATGATTGACACGTTCATTGCCGACTTCCGCTCCCGTTCCATCGATTCGCTCCGCATCCGCATCCACGGCGACTATCACCTCGGACAGGTACTGGCCGTAACGAATGCGGATAACGCCGACGACTTTGTCATCATCGATTTTGAGGGAGAACCCGAGTCCAGTATCAGCGAACGTAAGATCAAGCACTCACCCCTCAAAGACGTAGCGGGCATGATTCGGTCGTACCACTACGCCGTTTCGGCCAAGCTGTTCAACTCAGCCGAGACGGAAGGTCTGAACCCCGAACACCTGCAGCGCGTGTCGGACCGCTGGTTCTTCCTGATCCGCGATACGTTCCTCGACGCCTATTTCAACGTTTTTGGAACACCGCATCCGCTTTTCAAGAACAATAACGAAACGAATTTCCTGCTGCTGATCTACCTGCTCGAAAAGGCTGTGTACGAGTTGGGGTATGAAATCAGTTACCGGCCGTCGTGGGTAAAAATTCC